A single Triticum dicoccoides isolate Atlit2015 ecotype Zavitan chromosome 2A, WEW_v2.0, whole genome shotgun sequence DNA region contains:
- the LOC119353256 gene encoding protein PYRICULARIA ORYZAE RESISTANCE 21-like — MAEKVSTLIIEANLECEKCYKKIQKVLGKLQEKEKIRTIIFDTKKNTVTISGPFDTAKLSKKLRCKACKAIKDIKIVEEKKPDAKKPEEKKPEEKKPEEKKPAADGCKCCCKKPDEKKPDEKKKPDEKKPEEKKKPDEKKPDDKKPEEKPKSKEETKPAAPSTTVNLQFTQICNLCYPWPCSDPSHWGGVHQYPQPQQPQWPCEPPQMPAYPAPHHPQHPIPQHPPSAAPATPKRQPCGGSAYCGGGCGSCGGGGGGAYGAWPPAMPTPLQMMQPPPMGCGGPASSCRGCKGCRIVQEGRFIYEEYPPSACTVM; from the exons ATGGCAGAGAAG GTATCCACGTTGATCATTGAAGCCAACCTCGAATGCGAGAAATGCTACAAGAAGATTCAGAAAGTGCTAGGCAAACTCCAAG AGAAGGAGAAGATCAGGACCATCATTTTCGACACGAAGAAGAACACGGTGACTATCTCTGGCCCATTCGACACGGCGAAGCTGTCCAAGAAGCTGCGATGCAAGGCCTGCAAGGCGATCAAGGATATCAAGATCGTTGAAGAGAAGAAGCCCGATGCCAAGAAGCCGGAGGAGAAGAAGCCAGAGGAGAAGAAGCCCGAGGAGAAGAAGCCGGCCGCCGATGGCTGCAAGTGTTGCTGCAAGAAACCGGACGAGAAGAAGCCGGATGAGAAGAAGAAGCCCGACGAGAAGAAGCCGGAGGAAAAGAAGAAACCCGACGAGAAGAAGCCAGACGATAAGAAGCCGGAGGAGAAGCCCAAATCCAAGGAGGAGACCAAACCGGCCGCGCCGTCGACGACTGTGAACCTGCAGTTCACGCAGATCTGTAACCTCTGCTACCCGTGGCCGTGCAGCGACCCGAGCCACTGGGGAGGCGTGCACCAGTACCCGCAGCCCCAGCAGCCGCAGTGGCCGTGCGAGCCGCCGCAGATGCCGGCGTACCCCGCCCCCCACCACCCTCAGCACCCGATTCCTCAGCACCCGCCCTCGGCGGCGCCGGCGACCCCGAAGAGGCAGCCGTGCGGAGGCTCGGCGTACTGCGGAGGAGGGTGCGGCTCgtgtggcggcggaggcggcggcgcgtacGGGGCGTGGCCGCCGGCGATGCCGACGCCGCTGCAGATGATGCAGCCCCCGCCGATGGGCTGCGGCGGGCCGGCGTCGTCGTGCAGAGGGTGCAAGGGCTGCCGGATCGTGCAGGAGGGGAGGTTCATCTACGAGGAGTACCCGCCCAGTGCGTGCACCGTCATGTGA